One window from the genome of Manis pentadactyla isolate mManPen7 chromosome 15, mManPen7.hap1, whole genome shotgun sequence encodes:
- the LOC130681093 gene encoding zinc finger protein 541-like — translation MSFLPLLQATCSPQKRRHHHPTLELKTETESGRGESVITASPSAAPKRTPEPPGRVQGQGAFPCGECERVFDKMWTRCAHMKRHRLQDPEETAVGEERPAKAFKVEEEEEEEEGEMGADMGPLQG, via the exons ATGTCATTTCTGCCCCTTCTGCAGGCCACTTGCAGCCCTCAGAAGAGACGCCACCACCATCCAACCCTTGAGTTGAAGACAGAGACGGAGAGTGGCAGGGGAGAATCCGTCATCACCGCGAGCCCTAGTGCTGCTCCCAAGCGGACCCCTGAGCCTCCGGGGCGCGTCCAGGGCCAAGGCGCTTTTCCCTGTGGGGAGTGTGAGAG GGTGTTTGACAAGATGTGGACTCGCTGTGCCCACATGAAGCGGCACCGGCTTCAGGACCCCGAGGAAACAGCCGTCGGGGAGGAGCGGCCAGCGAAGGCCTTTAaggtggaagaggaggaggaggaggaggaaggggagatgggGGCTGACATGGGCCCCTTGCAGGGGTGA